A window of Metabacillus sp. B2-18 contains these coding sequences:
- a CDS encoding MarR family winged helix-turn-helix transcriptional regulator, with protein MTKEINEYLQKHDLYSSQWSILYCLKTNGPMTQSDIWRYLNVEAPTVTRTLVKLEEGGWINRTSGNDKRERLVSLTEKALESFPAVEEDVKRFEGEMTLSLTDHEQDQLFILLKKLGKTE; from the coding sequence ATGACAAAAGAGATTAATGAATACTTACAAAAGCATGACCTTTACAGCTCACAATGGTCTATTCTTTATTGCCTAAAAACAAACGGTCCTATGACCCAAAGTGATATATGGCGTTATTTAAACGTTGAAGCACCTACTGTAACAAGAACACTTGTTAAGCTTGAAGAAGGCGGCTGGATAAATCGTACTTCTGGAAATGACAAACGTGAACGACTTGTTTCTCTTACAGAAAAAGCGCTTGAATCATTTCCTGCTGTTGAAGAAGATGTAAAAAGGTTTGAAGGAGAAATGACCTTAAGTCTTACAGACCATGAACAAGATCAGTTATTTATCTTATTAAAGAAACTCGGAAAAACAGAATAA
- a CDS encoding MFS transporter: protein MNHQEKQPIWTQGFISIFLSNFFIFVAFYGLLTSLPIYVVDELGRSSVDAGLIITIFMLSAIIVRPFSGKLIQDFGKKKTLMISMILFTVFSFMYLWVENYALLLVLRFVHGIWFSIASTATGAIAADIVPLKRRGEGLGYFAMSMNLAVVCGPFISLTLLQYVSFSILFLVLASLITIGVLFTAFSKMTEVKKSSPVEKKRLQFSDLIDQKALPIALVGSLVAFTYSSVLSFISMYAKDLDLIEAASYFFLVFAVAMIIARPFSGRLYDTKGPNVVIYPALVLFMIGLLLLSIAHNAFMLLFAGAFVGLGYGTVVPCFQTLAVQATDHHRSSHATATFFTLFDTGIATGSFVLGIVVAQLGYETLYLLTGLFLILVIFMYKLVQSRKKAISTALEWKESSL, encoded by the coding sequence ATGAATCATCAAGAAAAACAGCCGATTTGGACACAAGGCTTTATTAGTATCTTTTTAAGTAATTTTTTCATATTTGTTGCATTTTATGGTCTGCTTACATCTTTGCCAATCTATGTGGTTGATGAACTCGGACGCTCAAGCGTTGACGCCGGTTTAATTATTACAATATTTATGTTATCTGCGATTATTGTACGGCCTTTTTCAGGGAAGCTGATTCAAGATTTCGGGAAGAAAAAAACATTGATGATCAGCATGATTCTATTTACAGTTTTTTCTTTCATGTATCTATGGGTTGAAAATTATGCCCTTTTATTAGTATTACGATTCGTTCATGGCATCTGGTTCAGCATTGCTTCTACAGCAACTGGTGCAATTGCTGCAGATATTGTACCCCTAAAAAGACGTGGTGAAGGACTTGGATATTTTGCCATGTCAATGAACCTTGCCGTTGTTTGTGGTCCGTTCATTTCACTTACTCTATTACAATATGTATCTTTTTCAATTCTTTTTCTTGTACTAGCTTCATTAATTACCATCGGTGTGTTATTTACGGCATTTAGTAAAATGACAGAAGTGAAGAAATCATCACCAGTTGAAAAGAAACGCCTACAATTCAGCGATTTAATTGATCAAAAGGCCCTTCCAATTGCACTTGTAGGAAGCTTAGTTGCATTTACGTATTCAAGTGTTCTTTCGTTTATATCGATGTATGCTAAAGATTTGGATTTGATAGAAGCCGCAAGTTACTTTTTCCTTGTATTTGCCGTAGCGATGATTATCGCAAGACCATTCAGCGGTCGTTTGTATGATACGAAGGGGCCAAATGTTGTTATATACCCTGCTTTAGTTTTATTTATGATCGGTTTATTATTATTAAGCATTGCACATAATGCCTTTATGTTGCTTTTTGCAGGGGCATTTGTTGGCTTAGGTTACGGCACTGTTGTTCCTTGCTTTCAAACGCTGGCTGTTCAAGCAACGGATCACCACCGCAGCAGTCACGCAACAGCAACATTTTTCACTCTTTTCGATACCGGAATTGCAACAGGTTCTTTCGTTTTAGGAATCGTGGTTGCTCAATTAGGCTATGAAACATTGTATCTTTTAACTGGCTTGTTTTTAATACTCGTTATTTTCATGTATAAGTTGGTTCAAAGTAGAAAGAAAGCCATTTCCACTGCTCTAGAGTGGAAGGAATCGAGCTTATAA